The proteins below are encoded in one region of Streptomyces cyanogenus:
- a CDS encoding ATP-binding cassette domain-containing protein, with amino-acid sequence MVHVSATPVLALRGVSKRFGAVQALTDVELEVHAGEVVALVGDNGAGKSTLVKTIAGVHPIDEGAIEWDGKPVSISKPHDAQALGIATVYQDLALCDNIDVVGNLFLGRELRKWGVLDEVEMERRSRELLTTLSIRIPSVRIPIASLSGGQRQTVAIARSMLGDPKLVILDEPTAALGVEQTAQVLDLVERLRERGHAVILISHNMADVKAVADKVAVLRLGRNNGVFEVKTTSQEEIISAITGATDNAVTRRAARTSGEVSK; translated from the coding sequence ATGGTTCACGTGTCCGCTACGCCCGTGCTGGCGTTGCGCGGGGTCTCCAAGCGGTTCGGTGCCGTTCAGGCGCTCACCGACGTAGAGCTTGAGGTCCACGCCGGTGAGGTGGTCGCCCTGGTCGGCGACAACGGTGCCGGAAAGTCCACGCTGGTCAAGACGATCGCCGGCGTTCACCCGATCGACGAGGGTGCCATCGAGTGGGATGGCAAGCCCGTGTCGATCAGCAAGCCGCACGACGCCCAGGCGCTGGGCATCGCGACGGTCTACCAGGACCTCGCGCTGTGCGACAACATCGACGTCGTCGGCAACCTGTTCCTCGGCCGTGAGCTGAGGAAGTGGGGCGTCCTCGACGAGGTCGAGATGGAGCGCCGCTCCCGCGAGCTGCTCACCACGCTGTCGATCCGCATCCCGAGCGTCCGCATCCCGATCGCCTCGCTCTCCGGCGGCCAGCGCCAGACCGTGGCCATCGCCCGCTCCATGCTCGGCGACCCCAAGCTGGTCATCCTGGACGAGCCGACCGCCGCCCTCGGCGTCGAGCAGACCGCCCAGGTGCTCGACCTCGTCGAGCGGCTGCGCGAGCGCGGCCACGCCGTCATCCTCATCAGCCACAACATGGCGGACGTGAAGGCGGTGGCCGACAAGGTCGCCGTTCTGCGCCTCGGCCGCAACAACGGCGTCTTCGAGGTCAAGACGACCTCGCAGGAGGAGATCATCTCCGCCATCACCGGCGCCACCGACAACGCCGTGACCCGCCGTGCGGCGCGCACGTCCGGGGAGGTTTCCAAGTGA
- the dxs gene encoding 1-deoxy-D-xylulose-5-phosphate synthase has protein sequence MPLLTRIRGPRDLDRLSLEELDQLAQEIRTFLVQEVSKTGGHLGPNLGVVELTIALHRVFESPKDKVLWDTGHQSYVHKLLTGRQDFSRLKMKGGLSGYPSQAESEHDVIENSHASTVLGWADGIAKANQLRKQDSHVVAVIGDGALTGGMAWEALNNIAEAKDRPLVIVVNDNERSYAPTIGGLANHLATLRTTDGYERFLARTKDILDRTPVVGKPLYETLHGAKKGLKDFIAPQGMFEDLGLKYVGPIDGHDIEALESALARAKRFGGPVIVHCLTEKGRGYQPALQDEADRFHAVGKIHPDTGLPIASSGADWTSVFGEEMVRLGEEREDIVAITAAMLQPVGLDRFAKRFPERVYDVGIAEQHGAVSAAGLAYAGLHPVFAVYATFLNRAFDQVLMDVALHRCGVTFVLDRAGVTGTDGASHNGMWDMSILQVVPGLRLAAPRDADQVRAQLREAVAVDDAPTVVRFSKGAVGPAVPAVGRIGGMDVLREPGTDRPDVLLVSVGALAPMCLEIAELLDRQGISTTVVDPRWVKPVDEAMAPLAERHRVVVTVEDNSRVGGVGSAIAQTLRDAGVDVPLRDFGIPPRFLDHASRAEVLAEIGLTAPDIARQVTGLVAKLDGRFGDTAGAVDSVETARD, from the coding sequence GTGCCGCTGCTGACCCGCATCAGGGGACCGCGCGATCTGGACCGGCTCAGCCTGGAGGAGCTGGACCAGCTGGCGCAGGAGATCCGGACCTTCCTCGTCCAGGAGGTCTCCAAGACCGGCGGGCACCTGGGTCCCAACCTCGGTGTGGTGGAACTGACCATCGCCCTGCACCGGGTCTTCGAGTCCCCGAAGGACAAGGTGCTGTGGGACACCGGCCACCAGTCCTACGTGCACAAGCTGCTCACCGGCCGGCAGGACTTCTCGCGGCTGAAGATGAAGGGCGGCCTGTCCGGCTACCCCTCGCAGGCCGAGTCCGAGCACGACGTCATCGAGAACAGCCACGCCTCGACCGTGCTCGGCTGGGCCGACGGCATCGCCAAGGCCAACCAGCTGCGCAAACAGGACAGCCATGTGGTCGCGGTCATCGGTGACGGGGCCCTGACCGGCGGTATGGCCTGGGAGGCGCTGAACAACATCGCCGAGGCCAAGGACCGACCGCTGGTCATCGTCGTCAACGACAACGAGCGCTCCTACGCCCCGACCATCGGCGGCCTCGCCAACCACCTGGCGACCCTGCGCACCACCGACGGCTACGAGCGCTTCCTCGCCCGGACCAAGGACATCCTCGACCGCACCCCGGTCGTCGGCAAGCCGCTGTACGAGACCCTGCACGGCGCGAAGAAGGGGCTGAAGGACTTCATCGCCCCGCAGGGCATGTTCGAGGACCTGGGCCTGAAGTACGTCGGCCCGATCGACGGCCACGACATCGAGGCGCTGGAGTCGGCGCTGGCCCGGGCCAAACGGTTCGGCGGGCCGGTGATCGTGCACTGCCTGACCGAGAAGGGCCGCGGCTACCAGCCCGCCCTGCAGGACGAGGCCGACCGGTTCCACGCCGTCGGCAAGATCCACCCGGACACCGGGCTGCCGATCGCCTCCTCCGGCGCCGACTGGACGTCGGTCTTCGGCGAGGAGATGGTCCGGCTCGGCGAGGAGCGCGAGGACATCGTCGCCATCACCGCGGCCATGCTCCAGCCGGTCGGCCTGGACCGCTTCGCCAAGCGGTTCCCCGAGCGGGTGTACGACGTCGGGATCGCCGAGCAGCACGGCGCCGTCTCCGCGGCCGGCCTCGCCTACGCCGGGCTGCACCCCGTCTTCGCCGTGTACGCCACGTTCCTGAACCGCGCCTTCGACCAGGTCCTCATGGACGTGGCCCTGCACAGGTGCGGGGTGACGTTCGTACTGGACCGTGCCGGTGTCACCGGCACCGACGGGGCCTCGCACAACGGCATGTGGGACATGTCGATCCTCCAGGTGGTGCCCGGGCTGCGGCTCGCCGCGCCGCGCGACGCCGACCAGGTGCGGGCCCAGCTGCGCGAGGCCGTCGCCGTCGACGACGCGCCGACCGTGGTGCGCTTCTCCAAGGGCGCCGTCGGCCCCGCCGTACCCGCCGTGGGCCGGATCGGGGGCATGGACGTGCTCCGGGAGCCAGGCACCGACCGGCCGGACGTGCTGCTGGTCTCCGTGGGCGCCCTCGCCCCGATGTGCCTGGAGATCGCCGAGCTGCTGGACCGGCAGGGCATCTCCACCACCGTCGTCGACCCGCGCTGGGTCAAGCCCGTCGACGAGGCCATGGCCCCGCTCGCCGAGCGGCACCGGGTCGTCGTCACCGTCGAGGACAACAGCCGTGTCGGCGGCGTCGGCTCCGCGATCGCCCAGACCCTCCGGGACGCGGGCGTGGACGTGCCGCTGCGCGACTTCGGCATCCCGCCGCGCTTCCTCGACCACGCCTCCCGCGCCGAGGTGCTCGCCGAGATCGGGCTGACCGCGCCGGACATCGCCCGCCAGGTCACCGGGCTGGTCGCCAAGCTCGACGGCCGGTTCGGCGACACGGCCGGCGCGGTGGACTCCGTGGAGACCGCGCGCGACTAG
- a CDS encoding amino acid permease — MSNTLFRTKNVEQSILDTEEPEHSLKKSLTALDLTVFGVGVIIGTGIFVLTGTAAKNTAGPAVALSFVVAGVVCALAALCYAEFASTLPVAGSAYTFSYASLGELPAWIIGWDLVLELALGTAVVAVGWSGYIHSLLDNAGWQLPEALSGRDGAHGFGFDILAAALVLLLTAILVIGMKLSARVTSVVVAIKVAVVLVVIIAGAFFIHGGNYDPFIPKAQSAEAAGNLKAPLIQLMFGWAPSNFGVMGIFTAASVVFFAFIGFDVVATAAEETRHPQRDVPRGILGSLIICTALYVAVAIVVTGMQKYTALSVKAPLADAFKATGHPWFAGLISFGAAVGLTTVCMILLLGQSRVFFAMSRDGLLPRFFSHTHPKFRTPYRSTILLGVVISVVAGFTSLSELAELVNIGTLFAFVVVAISVIILRRTRPDLHRAFRTPWVPFVPVLSVCATLWLMVNLPAETWIRFAIWMVIGFFVYFLYGRSHSRLGRHQETTVEEVVHPPHGTTE; from the coding sequence GTGAGCAACACGCTGTTCCGGACGAAGAACGTCGAGCAGTCCATCCTGGACACCGAGGAACCCGAGCATTCGCTCAAGAAGTCGCTGACGGCCCTGGACCTGACCGTCTTCGGCGTCGGTGTCATCATCGGCACCGGCATCTTCGTCCTGACCGGCACGGCCGCCAAGAACACCGCCGGGCCGGCCGTGGCCCTGTCCTTCGTCGTGGCCGGTGTCGTCTGCGCGCTGGCCGCCCTCTGCTACGCCGAATTCGCCTCCACGCTCCCCGTGGCGGGCTCCGCCTACACCTTCTCCTACGCCTCGCTCGGTGAACTCCCCGCCTGGATCATCGGCTGGGACCTGGTCCTCGAACTGGCACTGGGCACGGCGGTGGTCGCGGTCGGCTGGTCCGGGTACATCCATTCGCTGCTCGACAACGCGGGCTGGCAGCTGCCCGAGGCGCTCTCCGGCCGCGACGGCGCCCACGGCTTCGGGTTCGACATCCTCGCCGCGGCCCTCGTGCTGCTGCTCACCGCCATCCTCGTCATCGGCATGAAGCTCTCCGCGCGGGTCACCTCCGTGGTCGTCGCGATCAAGGTGGCCGTGGTCCTCGTCGTGATCATCGCGGGTGCCTTCTTCATCCACGGCGGCAACTACGACCCGTTCATCCCGAAGGCGCAGTCCGCGGAGGCGGCCGGCAACCTCAAGGCCCCCCTGATCCAGTTGATGTTCGGCTGGGCGCCCTCCAACTTCGGCGTCATGGGCATCTTCACCGCGGCGTCGGTGGTCTTCTTCGCGTTCATCGGCTTCGACGTCGTCGCCACCGCCGCGGAGGAGACCCGGCACCCGCAGCGTGACGTGCCGCGGGGCATCCTCGGCTCCCTGATCATCTGCACCGCCCTGTACGTCGCCGTGGCGATCGTCGTGACCGGCATGCAGAAGTACACCGCGCTGTCCGTGAAGGCGCCGCTCGCCGACGCGTTCAAGGCCACGGGCCACCCCTGGTTCGCCGGCCTGATCAGTTTCGGTGCCGCCGTCGGCCTGACCACGGTCTGCATGATCCTGCTGCTCGGCCAGTCCCGGGTCTTCTTCGCCATGAGCCGCGACGGGCTGCTGCCCCGGTTCTTCTCGCACACCCACCCGAAGTTCCGCACGCCGTACCGGTCGACCATCCTGCTCGGTGTGGTCATCTCGGTCGTGGCCGGCTTCACCAGTCTGAGCGAACTGGCCGAGCTGGTGAACATCGGCACGCTGTTCGCGTTCGTCGTCGTCGCGATCAGCGTGATCATCCTGCGCAGGACCCGCCCGGACCTGCACCGCGCCTTCCGTACCCCCTGGGTCCCGTTCGTCCCGGTCCTGTCCGTGTGCGCCACGCTGTGGCTGATGGTCAACCTGCCCGCGGAGACCTGGATCCGGTTCGCCATCTGGATGGTCATCGGCTTCTTCGTCTACTTCCTCTACGGCCGCTCGCACAGCCGCCTCGGCCGGCACCAGGAGACCACGGTCGAGGAGGTCGTGCACCCGCCGCACGGCACCACCGAGTAA
- a CDS encoding glycosyltransferase family 39 protein has translation MLAVPLAPARTAVTPTAYWSRLLPLLAALASLTRLPSFARPLWNPDEGFLAVQARLLAGGGQLYDTVVDRKPPLLPWLYQAAFALFGSGSLTPLRVLAVLAQLLTAALLASLARRRWGDRAGRTAGVLYLLVSVGLNPEDAQAATFEVFMLPWTAAALWCADRGRWGAAGAAVAAAFLTKQTGGAVLLPVAWLLHRRGGTRAGLPGLAAGFAVPVLGAALLTDPAGFLFWTVTGSATYATPTGSELHVLARALTNTAILAAACAGLLPPVVRALRTTRAGAAELWLWLGSSAVAVVLGCHFFGHYYLQLTPPLALLATAALHVLPRERHLAAVLTSACACALFVGWGLLAPRPELAHAQRLAAALAHRTAPADRVLVWGIHPETYWLAGRTPATRYLTAGLLTNYSGGRDGPQVGEEYAVAGTWPVFRREMTAHAPALVVDDSRGEPYAPDRLPTLRRLLAAGYEEVGRVDGAVLYARVPAGQRARLSPGPYAVRPPRPPAPSPGAAAPGRR, from the coding sequence ATGCTCGCCGTCCCGCTCGCCCCCGCACGGACCGCGGTCACCCCGACGGCGTACTGGTCCCGGCTGCTGCCCCTTCTGGCGGCCCTCGCCTCCCTCACCAGGCTCCCCTCCTTCGCCCGGCCGCTGTGGAACCCGGACGAGGGCTTCCTCGCCGTACAGGCCCGGCTGCTGGCCGGGGGCGGACAGCTGTACGACACGGTCGTGGACCGCAAGCCGCCGCTGCTGCCCTGGCTGTACCAGGCCGCGTTCGCGCTGTTCGGGTCCGGCTCGCTGACCCCGCTGCGGGTCCTCGCCGTTCTCGCCCAGCTGCTCACCGCCGCCCTGCTGGCCTCCCTGGCCCGCCGCCGCTGGGGCGACCGCGCCGGCCGCACCGCCGGAGTGCTGTACCTGCTCGTCTCGGTCGGGCTCAACCCCGAGGACGCACAGGCCGCCACCTTCGAGGTGTTCATGCTGCCCTGGACGGCCGCCGCCCTGTGGTGCGCCGACCGCGGGCGCTGGGGCGCGGCCGGGGCCGCCGTGGCCGCCGCGTTCCTGACCAAGCAGACCGGCGGCGCGGTCCTGCTGCCGGTGGCCTGGCTGCTGCACCGCCGGGGCGGCACCCGCGCGGGCCTGCCCGGGCTCGCGGCCGGATTCGCCGTACCCGTGCTCGGCGCGGCCCTGCTGACCGATCCGGCCGGCTTCCTGTTCTGGACGGTGACCGGGTCCGCCACCTATGCCACCCCCACCGGTTCCGAACTCCACGTGCTGGCCCGCGCGCTGACCAACACCGCGATCCTGGCGGCGGCCTGCGCGGGGCTGCTGCCACCGGTCGTACGGGCCCTGCGCACCACCCGCGCCGGAGCGGCCGAACTGTGGCTGTGGCTGGGCTCCTCGGCCGTCGCGGTGGTCCTCGGCTGCCACTTCTTCGGCCACTACTACCTGCAACTCACCCCGCCGCTCGCCCTGCTGGCCACCGCCGCGCTGCACGTCCTGCCCCGGGAACGGCACCTGGCCGCCGTCCTCACCTCCGCCTGCGCCTGCGCCCTGTTCGTCGGCTGGGGCCTGCTCGCCCCGCGCCCCGAACTCGCGCACGCCCAACGGCTCGCGGCGGCCCTCGCGCACCGCACCGCACCCGCCGACCGGGTCCTCGTCTGGGGCATACACCCGGAGACCTACTGGCTGGCCGGGCGTACCCCCGCCACCCGGTACCTCACCGCGGGCCTGCTCACCAACTACAGCGGCGGCCGGGACGGCCCCCAGGTCGGCGAGGAGTACGCCGTCGCCGGCACCTGGCCGGTCTTCCGCCGGGAGATGACCGCACACGCCCCCGCCCTGGTCGTCGACGACTCCCGGGGCGAGCCCTACGCCCCCGACCGCCTCCCCACCCTGCGCCGCCTGCTGGCCGCGGGCTACGAGGAGGTGGGCCGGGTCGACGGGGCGGTGCTGTACGCCCGGGTGCCGGCCGGGCAGCGGGCGCGGCTCAGCCCAGGACCGTACGCGGTCCGGCCACCTCGGCCCCCAGCTCCGTCACCCGGC